A genomic window from Sphingobacterium sp. BN32 includes:
- a CDS encoding transketolase, giving the protein MSADINKLEQTASQVRRDIVRMVHACQSGHPGGSLGCTDYFVALYFHAMKHDPSFNMDGIGEDLFFLSNGHISPVFYSTLARAGYFPVSELATFRKIDSRLQGHPTTHEHLPGIRVASGSLGQGLSVAIGAAQAKKLNKDNSLVYVLMGDGELQEGQVWEAALYAPHNKMDNIIAAVDYNNAQIDGSTDAVLSLGNLRAKWEAFGWDVLEVEKGNDMASVVAGLDEAKARTGKGKPVIILLHTEMGNGVDFMMGSHKWHGVAPNDEQLASALNQIPATIGDY; this is encoded by the coding sequence ATGAGTGCAGATATAAACAAGCTTGAACAAACAGCTTCTCAAGTAAGAAGAGACATTGTTCGCATGGTACATGCATGTCAATCAGGACACCCAGGGGGATCTTTAGGTTGTACAGATTATTTTGTGGCATTGTACTTCCACGCGATGAAACATGACCCTTCATTCAACATGGATGGCATTGGTGAGGATTTATTCTTCTTATCAAATGGGCACATTTCTCCGGTATTTTACAGTACTTTGGCGAGAGCTGGATACTTCCCGGTTAGCGAATTAGCGACTTTCCGTAAGATTGATTCACGTCTTCAAGGACACCCGACAACACATGAACACCTTCCAGGAATTCGTGTTGCATCAGGTTCATTAGGACAGGGACTATCTGTAGCGATCGGTGCTGCTCAAGCGAAGAAGTTGAATAAAGACAACAGCTTAGTTTATGTCTTGATGGGTGACGGTGAGTTGCAAGAAGGACAAGTTTGGGAAGCAGCATTGTATGCTCCTCACAACAAAATGGACAACATCATCGCAGCAGTTGACTACAACAATGCGCAGATTGATGGTTCTACAGACGCGGTTCTTTCATTAGGCAACCTACGTGCAAAATGGGAAGCTTTTGGATGGGACGTGTTAGAAGTTGAGAAAGGTAATGATATGGCATCTGTTGTTGCTGGTTTAGATGAGGCTAAGGCTCGCACTGGAAAAGGTAAACCAGTAATTATCTTATTGCATACGGAAATGGGTAATGGTGTTGATTTCATGATGGGATCACATAAATGGCATGGTGTTGCTCCGAACGATGAGCAATTAGCAAGCGCATTGAACCAAATCCCTGCAACAATTGGTGATTATTAA
- a CDS encoding translocation/assembly module TamB domain-containing protein, producing the protein MSLQFASVQTFVTKRVANYLSDELNAKVELKQIYFRPFDQLTLTEFKISDQKGKPMLSAEKLHANMMLRHFFQNKIVIEDLALQKAYVDFQIYKDSSNFKFLVDYFAPKKKSDGKKKKPLELQLHNLRLVDNHIKILNHQQKHHNRGVDFSDIELQHLNVNLANIKFDSVSFKTDIKELSLQEKSGFQIKRLLAKANISNTSMEFDQLDLETNRSKVARYLKFSYKKFADFGDFIKKVHIEGTMDEVYVDSRDIEFFAPTMSKVQFTASVPQASVEGTVNNIRTRNAHIKTGKETILRGDFSIKGLPDMDKTIFDFDASNLQTSAKDLELLIPKLANRAKFSLPEQLHQFGLIKFAGTFQGLYDLFDVKGDFDTKLGAVHTDSKIDIRKEITYQGHLASSAFQLGELIGSKSIKNTALAFDFDGHSLDFNKMKLQLDGGLRNFQFGNYSYDSVEVSGLLDQKLIDVTGFIQDPNAQLAYDAIVDLQSEEASYDLSADVDLINLKKLGFVDKDSIVIFNSKINTHLTGNTLNNLNGEVIAEQINMRTTKGDFTVDDLFFSAEGTQMDRLLTLRSNVLDAEMKGVIDLNTLIPYFKALAMRYAPAIGLTVEPYNPQIFDLQLNVKSFEPVSAFLDPTLILDDGASLEAHFSSEDYTAQFTAFSPFVRYQGVNLQNIHIRENADEDAFSLDITADKLFLSDSIFVTDIEINNILSNDSLLFSINGAKETDLNYLRLNGDIHFAHNKPAYIHFNKSSIIINKEPWTLNTDAEMRVSKGKFYLTNLIASQGQQKVAFNGVLSNEDDKLEVNFSKFNLNALEVVLKPLGIRLDGELNGDIELHSAFKKPYLSANVQTSPLVYNQIPIGQLRLLADFDPETKQANLDLQLLDDLNKGLKLNGTYQIAAADQELNLKGSLNQMELILFQPFVRNLTSQLQGRMNAEIQIGGTLKNPEFNAISKIEYASFNVNYLKTSYNISNQTVLLDKNSIMLNQVAFHDSKGHQAVANGIVNLNKLSNPYIDVDVVTNNTMILNTTYKDNNLYFGTAYATGTFKFKGATSAIDINIKARSEDNTSITIPFNSAMTVTDSDFIYFVSNDSSKNKQQESKYLLKGMTMNMDIEFTPTAEVNLQTDLGSLKGNGTGEITLKVSSLGDFEMFGDYTVNSGKFHFTAQDFFNKFFDIKQGGTIRWTGSPSGATINMTAIYQQRTSIAPLYNAAGRSGQDERVMAQADMNIKGTLSQPDVSFDLNFPQTPYVKDELQAYLSDANNVNQQALSLIVRRSFTASSNNELGREVNNTLLSAGTEIAFNQLNNILAQSLKIDFLDFNIRSLNDASASFRFFNDRLVLTGGIVDRRNVQTTDLTFFSNKVATDAELTFKLRRDGNLMFRAYNRLNTRNILFTPTDDYINAVGLIYRQEFNTLGEFWRKLWNWSGSNSDLLFKPIPKLDTTKREMK; encoded by the coding sequence TTGTCCCTACAATTTGCGTCGGTTCAAACATTTGTAACCAAACGTGTCGCAAACTACCTCTCTGACGAGCTGAATGCCAAAGTTGAGCTTAAACAAATCTACTTCCGTCCATTTGATCAACTAACACTGACTGAATTCAAAATCAGCGACCAGAAAGGGAAGCCCATGTTAAGTGCGGAGAAACTGCACGCTAATATGATGCTCAGACATTTCTTCCAAAACAAAATCGTTATCGAAGATTTAGCATTGCAAAAGGCTTATGTAGACTTTCAAATCTATAAAGACAGTTCCAATTTTAAATTCCTCGTCGATTATTTCGCGCCGAAAAAGAAATCCGATGGTAAAAAGAAAAAACCACTCGAACTGCAGTTGCACAATCTGAGACTGGTCGACAACCATATCAAAATCTTAAACCATCAGCAAAAGCATCATAACCGCGGTGTAGACTTTTCAGATATTGAACTCCAACATTTGAATGTCAATCTCGCCAACATCAAGTTTGATTCTGTTTCGTTTAAAACGGACATCAAGGAGCTTTCGCTACAGGAGAAATCAGGATTCCAGATTAAACGTCTTCTTGCGAAGGCCAATATTAGTAATACCAGCATGGAGTTCGATCAGTTGGATTTGGAAACCAACCGTTCTAAAGTTGCACGTTATCTGAAGTTCTCGTATAAAAAGTTCGCAGATTTTGGGGACTTCATCAAGAAGGTGCATATCGAAGGGACGATGGACGAAGTTTATGTCGATTCGCGTGACATAGAGTTTTTTGCACCAACCATGAGTAAGGTGCAATTTACAGCGAGTGTACCGCAGGCCTCCGTTGAAGGCACGGTAAATAATATCCGCACGCGAAATGCACATATCAAAACAGGTAAGGAAACTATACTTCGAGGCGACTTCAGCATCAAAGGGCTGCCGGATATGGATAAGACCATTTTTGATTTTGATGCTAGCAATCTCCAGACCTCGGCAAAAGATCTTGAATTACTGATTCCTAAATTAGCGAACCGCGCCAAGTTTTCCCTTCCCGAGCAACTGCATCAGTTTGGACTGATCAAATTCGCAGGGACTTTTCAAGGATTATACGATTTATTTGATGTTAAAGGTGATTTCGATACCAAATTAGGAGCAGTTCATACCGATAGTAAAATTGATATCCGAAAGGAAATAACCTATCAAGGTCACCTGGCGTCCAGTGCCTTTCAATTAGGTGAACTGATCGGTAGCAAGTCCATCAAAAATACGGCATTAGCATTTGACTTCGACGGGCATAGCCTTGATTTTAATAAAATGAAACTGCAACTGGATGGAGGCTTGCGCAATTTTCAATTTGGCAACTACAGCTACGATAGTGTGGAAGTATCAGGATTGCTGGATCAAAAACTTATCGATGTAACCGGTTTTATCCAAGATCCGAATGCACAGCTCGCGTATGATGCTATAGTGGATTTACAATCCGAAGAAGCAAGCTACGACCTGTCTGCGGATGTAGACTTGATTAACCTGAAAAAATTGGGGTTTGTGGATAAAGACAGCATTGTCATCTTCAATTCTAAAATCAATACCCATCTTACCGGCAACACGCTCAATAACCTGAACGGTGAAGTGATTGCCGAGCAGATTAACATGCGAACTACAAAAGGAGATTTCACGGTCGACGATCTTTTCTTCTCTGCAGAAGGAACGCAGATGGATCGATTGCTAACCCTGCGGTCTAATGTGCTGGATGCGGAAATGAAAGGAGTGATCGACCTAAATACGCTCATCCCTTACTTCAAAGCCTTAGCGATGCGCTATGCTCCAGCAATTGGCCTAACAGTAGAACCCTACAATCCGCAGATATTCGACTTGCAATTGAATGTTAAATCCTTCGAGCCGGTATCGGCATTTCTAGACCCAACACTTATACTGGATGATGGAGCGTCATTGGAAGCACACTTCTCGTCCGAAGACTATACGGCGCAATTCACTGCATTCAGCCCTTTCGTGCGCTATCAGGGAGTCAATCTGCAAAATATACATATCCGTGAAAATGCCGATGAAGACGCTTTCTCTCTAGATATTACGGCCGACAAGCTCTTTTTGAGCGATAGCATTTTTGTAACCGATATTGAAATCAATAATATACTTTCTAATGATAGTCTGCTGTTCAGCATAAATGGCGCTAAAGAGACCGATCTCAACTATCTCCGCCTAAACGGCGATATACATTTCGCACATAATAAGCCGGCGTATATACACTTCAATAAATCGTCAATCATTATCAACAAAGAACCTTGGACGTTAAATACCGATGCAGAAATGCGTGTGTCAAAGGGTAAATTCTACTTGACCAATCTCATTGCGAGCCAAGGTCAACAAAAGGTTGCTTTCAACGGTGTATTATCAAATGAAGACGATAAGCTGGAAGTCAATTTCAGCAAGTTTAACTTGAATGCCCTGGAAGTGGTGCTGAAACCCTTGGGTATACGCCTAGATGGGGAGTTAAATGGAGATATTGAATTGCACTCCGCATTTAAGAAGCCCTATCTCTCTGCCAATGTGCAAACTAGTCCTTTGGTTTACAATCAAATCCCAATCGGGCAACTACGTTTATTAGCAGATTTTGATCCCGAGACCAAACAAGCGAACCTCGATCTACAGCTCTTGGACGATCTCAACAAAGGCTTGAAGTTGAATGGTACCTATCAAATTGCTGCTGCCGATCAAGAACTGAACCTTAAAGGCTCCCTCAATCAGATGGAACTGATTCTTTTCCAACCATTCGTGCGGAACTTAACCTCCCAGTTGCAGGGCAGAATGAATGCTGAAATTCAGATTGGAGGAACGCTGAAAAATCCGGAATTCAACGCTATTTCGAAAATAGAATATGCTTCTTTCAACGTAAATTACCTCAAAACTTCCTATAATATCAGTAATCAAACGGTATTGTTGGACAAGAACAGCATCATGTTGAACCAGGTGGCTTTCCATGATAGCAAAGGCCATCAAGCCGTTGCCAACGGCATTGTCAATCTGAATAAGTTGAGCAATCCTTATATCGATGTCGATGTCGTGACGAACAATACCATGATTCTGAATACGACCTATAAAGATAATAACCTTTACTTCGGGACGGCTTATGCCACCGGTACCTTTAAATTCAAGGGAGCGACCTCTGCAATCGACATCAACATCAAAGCGAGATCGGAGGATAACACTTCCATTACCATTCCGTTCAACTCCGCAATGACGGTCACCGATAGTGACTTCATCTATTTCGTAAGCAATGATTCCAGCAAAAATAAACAGCAGGAGTCTAAGTATCTCTTGAAAGGGATGACCATGAACATGGATATTGAATTTACGCCAACCGCAGAAGTCAACCTCCAAACCGACTTAGGTTCGTTGAAAGGAAATGGAACCGGCGAAATCACCTTAAAAGTTTCCAGTCTTGGGGATTTTGAGATGTTTGGTGATTACACCGTTAATTCCGGAAAATTCCATTTTACCGCGCAGGATTTCTTTAATAAGTTCTTCGATATCAAACAAGGCGGTACGATTCGTTGGACAGGCTCCCCATCGGGGGCTACCATCAATATGACGGCGATCTATCAACAACGCACGTCAATCGCTCCATTGTATAACGCTGCAGGACGCTCCGGACAGGATGAGCGCGTTATGGCGCAGGCGGATATGAATATTAAAGGAACATTGAGCCAGCCCGATGTGTCCTTCGATCTTAACTTCCCGCAAACACCATATGTTAAAGATGAGCTTCAGGCTTACCTTAGTGATGCCAACAATGTCAATCAGCAGGCGCTGAGCTTGATCGTAAGACGAAGCTTTACCGCAAGTTCTAACAATGAATTGGGGCGCGAGGTGAATAATACACTATTGTCCGCAGGAACAGAAATCGCCTTCAACCAGTTGAACAATATCTTAGCACAATCGCTCAAGATCGATTTCTTAGATTTCAATATCCGCTCGCTGAACGATGCGTCTGCATCCTTCCGATTCTTTAACGACCGACTTGTGCTGACAGGGGGGATCGTGGATAGAAGAAATGTGCAAACCACAGACTTAACCTTCTTCTCTAATAAAGTAGCAACCGATGCCGAATTAACCTTTAAGTTGCGTAGGGATGGTAACTTAATGTTCCGTGCATACAATCGATTGAATACCCGAAATATTTTATTCACCCCAACCGACGATTATATCAATGCCGTAGGTTTGATTTACCGTCAGGAGTTTAATACGCTTGGTGAGTTCTGGAGAAAATTATGGAACTGGAGCGGATCCAACAGCGACTTGCTGTTCAAGCCGATTCCGAAGCTAGATACGACAAAACGGGAAATGAAGTAA
- a CDS encoding carboxypeptidase-like regulatory domain-containing protein encodes MSNHFDIAYLRRYVNGELSSSEMYAIEKASHRDEMLMDIIMGLEEEQRLKSSLNPAELHAAIYERTHPEKIRTLLPYKALGIAASLLLVLGIGTIWYLNRPEDAAELAMAPADIAETAPTDTTLNSIELDPFEEDSTSNPIAAVPELSESKTQPSPTRTAKRSNKMEETRKKDLVISPDLFIDTVQVISGKMLAKRSPANNPNVISLQGKVSGINVAPQAEMSARVGSPQDYKRIITGEVVDQESGYPIPQATVRNVKTNEVVMTDSSGSFVMPSAIESTELEILSIGYQSARILASNQQTIRLAPDYATLDEVVSVRPGKTDSKIKSEPLIGWKAYKKYINDHSKESLYGKGVVTLVFEINNFGRPMNIVVLKSANPSLDQQAIQIIKNGPDWKKGNDGKKMEVKIEFRQ; translated from the coding sequence ATGAGTAATCATTTTGATATCGCTTATTTACGTAGGTATGTGAACGGCGAATTAAGCTCCTCCGAGATGTACGCTATTGAGAAAGCTTCGCATCGGGACGAAATGCTGATGGATATCATTATGGGCCTGGAAGAAGAGCAACGACTGAAGAGCAGCCTGAATCCAGCGGAGCTGCATGCCGCGATTTACGAACGCACGCATCCCGAGAAAATAAGAACGCTGCTTCCTTATAAAGCTTTGGGAATTGCTGCCTCTTTATTATTGGTACTGGGAATTGGAACGATTTGGTATTTGAATAGACCGGAAGATGCAGCTGAATTAGCGATGGCACCAGCCGATATTGCTGAAACGGCCCCTACCGATACGACCTTAAACAGCATTGAATTAGACCCTTTTGAAGAGGATTCGACGAGCAACCCGATTGCCGCAGTACCCGAATTGAGCGAATCTAAAACACAACCATCGCCAACACGGACAGCAAAACGCTCCAACAAAATGGAAGAAACGCGAAAGAAAGACCTGGTTATCAGCCCGGACTTATTTATTGATACAGTTCAGGTGATTTCTGGAAAAATGCTTGCGAAACGCTCTCCGGCCAACAATCCAAACGTCATCAGCTTACAGGGCAAGGTATCGGGTATCAATGTTGCCCCTCAGGCGGAGATGTCTGCACGGGTGGGCAGTCCACAGGACTACAAACGTATTATTACAGGTGAAGTTGTTGATCAAGAGTCGGGATATCCAATTCCACAGGCGACGGTTAGAAATGTGAAAACGAATGAAGTGGTGATGACGGATTCATCAGGAAGTTTTGTGATGCCTTCAGCGATAGAATCTACCGAACTTGAAATATTATCCATAGGATACCAGTCTGCACGTATTCTGGCGAGCAATCAACAAACCATCCGACTGGCACCAGATTATGCAACATTGGATGAGGTAGTGAGCGTTCGTCCTGGAAAAACTGACAGCAAGATAAAATCGGAACCATTAATAGGTTGGAAAGCCTACAAAAAATATATTAATGACCATAGCAAGGAATCTCTATATGGTAAAGGCGTTGTAACGCTTGTTTTTGAAATCAACAATTTTGGTCGTCCGATGAATATTGTTGTTTTGAAATCCGCCAATCCATCGCTAGATCAACAAGCGATTCAGATTATTAAGAATGGTCCGGATTGGAAAAAAGGCAATGACGGAAAGAAAATGGAAGTGAAGATTGAGTTCAGGCAGTAG
- a CDS encoding transketolase family protein gives MKKYTYTESKDTRSGFGAGLLEAGQQNENVVALCADLIGSLKMNDFIKAYPERFFQIGIAEANMMGIAAGLTIGGKIPFTGTFANFSTGRVYDQIRQSIAYSGKNVKICASHAGLTLGEDGATHQILEDIGLMKMLPGMTVINPCDYNQTKAATIALVDHEGPAYLRFGRPVVPNFTPADQKFEIGKAVMLNEGTDVTIIATGHLVWEAIQAGEELEKAGISAEIINIHTIKPLDAEAILKSVAKTKCVVTAEEHNRLGGLGDSVAQVLAKELPTPQEYVAVDDSFGESGTPAQLMEKYGLTAADIVKAAKKVISRK, from the coding sequence ATGAAAAAATATACATATACAGAATCAAAAGATACACGCTCAGGTTTCGGTGCTGGCTTATTAGAAGCTGGTCAACAAAACGAAAACGTCGTAGCGTTATGTGCTGACTTGATCGGTTCATTGAAAATGAACGACTTTATAAAAGCTTATCCTGAGCGTTTCTTCCAAATTGGAATCGCGGAAGCAAACATGATGGGTATTGCTGCTGGTTTAACCATCGGTGGAAAGATCCCTTTTACAGGAACTTTTGCTAACTTCTCTACAGGTCGTGTTTATGACCAAATCCGTCAATCGATCGCCTACTCAGGTAAGAATGTGAAGATTTGTGCATCTCACGCTGGATTAACGCTAGGGGAAGATGGTGCCACTCACCAAATCTTAGAAGACATCGGATTGATGAAAATGTTGCCAGGCATGACCGTTATCAATCCTTGTGATTATAACCAAACAAAAGCCGCTACTATTGCGTTAGTAGACCATGAGGGGCCAGCATATTTGCGTTTTGGTCGTCCTGTTGTTCCTAACTTTACACCTGCAGATCAGAAATTCGAGATCGGTAAAGCTGTGATGTTGAACGAAGGTACAGACGTAACGATTATTGCTACTGGCCACTTAGTATGGGAAGCGATCCAAGCTGGTGAGGAATTGGAAAAAGCAGGCATTAGCGCTGAGATTATCAATATCCACACGATTAAGCCTTTAGATGCAGAAGCTATCTTGAAATCTGTGGCAAAAACGAAATGTGTAGTTACAGCCGAAGAACACAACCGCTTAGGTGGTTTGGGTGACAGCGTAGCACAGGTATTAGCGAAAGAACTTCCTACTCCTCAAGAGTATGTTGCGGTTGACGATAGCTTCGGCGAGTCGGGAACACCAGCTCAGTTGATGGAGAAATATGGTTTAACAGCTGCAGACATCGTTAAAGCAGCGAAAAAAGTAATTAGCAGAAAATAA
- a CDS encoding RNA polymerase sigma factor — translation MEDSLIIAKFADEKTREEAFRELLKKYQQKIYWHVRRMVIDHDDADDVVQDIFIKVWRNLEKFREDSQLYTWLYRIATNECITFLNKKKQKQNVSLDDETSAYLSDTLADGSYFNGDRAQQKLQEALLTLPDKQRLVFNMKYFEDMKYDEISEVLGTSVGALKASYHLAVKKIENFFAKND, via the coding sequence ATGGAAGATTCCCTGATCATTGCGAAGTTCGCCGATGAGAAGACTCGTGAGGAAGCATTTCGCGAGTTATTAAAAAAGTACCAGCAGAAGATCTATTGGCATGTTAGAAGAATGGTTATTGACCATGACGATGCTGATGATGTTGTGCAGGATATCTTTATTAAGGTTTGGCGTAATCTCGAAAAGTTCAGAGAGGACTCGCAGCTATATACTTGGTTATATAGAATTGCGACGAATGAATGCATTACTTTCTTAAATAAGAAAAAACAAAAGCAGAATGTTTCATTGGATGATGAAACATCTGCTTATCTTTCGGATACTTTAGCGGACGGATCATACTTTAATGGTGACCGCGCGCAGCAGAAGTTGCAGGAAGCCTTGTTAACACTTCCCGATAAGCAACGGTTGGTCTTCAATATGAAATATTTTGAAGACATGAAGTACGACGAAATATCTGAAGTATTAGGCACAAGTGTCGGCGCCCTAAAAGCGTCCTATCATTTGGCCGTTAAGAAGATAGAGAACTTTTTTGCCAAGAATGATTAA
- a CDS encoding aspartate aminotransferase family protein has translation MISNRELFLQNTAQTSESPRLIEVERAEGIYLYGPNGKSYMDLVSGFNVSNIGHRHPKVLEAIQNQLEKFMHVTVYGEFVQAPQVQFATDLLSVLPDSFGSVYLTNSGAEAVEGSMKIAKKFTGRQEIIAAKEAYHGSTQGALSLIGNEDYRKAYAPLLPGISFIQYNHLPDLDKISDKTAAVVVEAIQGEAGVRVPDKAYMQALRKKCDDTGALLIFDEIQTGFGRTGKLFAFEHFDIVPDILMLAKGIGGGMPLGAFVARKEVMDVIKANPMLGHITTFGGHPVSCAAAKASLEVIKQEKLVEQVDTKATLFRNELDIPQIKEIRGLGLMMCLQLENFEQVYAVSNYCAEQGLIIDWYLHCETALRVAPPLTITEEEIKAACKIIREGIAKFC, from the coding sequence ATGATTAGCAATAGAGAACTATTTTTACAAAATACCGCGCAGACATCTGAATCCCCAAGACTTATTGAAGTAGAACGTGCTGAAGGCATTTACCTTTATGGACCAAACGGAAAATCCTATATGGACTTAGTTTCAGGATTTAACGTAAGTAATATCGGTCATCGCCACCCCAAAGTGTTGGAAGCAATTCAGAATCAGCTTGAAAAGTTTATGCACGTAACGGTATATGGCGAATTTGTGCAAGCACCGCAGGTGCAATTTGCGACAGATCTATTAAGTGTTTTACCAGATAGCTTTGGATCGGTTTATTTAACGAATTCGGGTGCTGAAGCAGTCGAAGGCTCAATGAAGATCGCAAAGAAATTTACGGGTCGACAGGAAATTATCGCAGCAAAGGAAGCTTACCACGGTAGTACACAAGGCGCATTGAGCTTAATCGGAAATGAGGATTACAGAAAAGCATACGCTCCACTCCTGCCCGGTATTTCGTTTATACAATACAATCATTTGCCCGACCTAGACAAGATCAGCGATAAGACCGCAGCTGTAGTTGTTGAAGCGATACAAGGCGAAGCAGGTGTCCGCGTTCCTGACAAAGCCTACATGCAGGCGTTGCGTAAGAAATGCGATGATACTGGCGCTCTTCTGATTTTTGATGAAATACAAACTGGTTTCGGTCGCACGGGGAAACTCTTTGCTTTTGAGCATTTCGACATCGTTCCGGATATCCTGATGCTGGCAAAAGGTATCGGCGGGGGTATGCCGCTGGGTGCTTTCGTAGCCCGAAAAGAAGTGATGGACGTAATCAAAGCCAATCCAATGCTTGGCCATATTACCACCTTTGGTGGTCATCCTGTATCCTGTGCTGCTGCGAAAGCGTCTTTGGAGGTCATTAAACAGGAAAAACTTGTGGAGCAGGTCGATACTAAAGCGACATTGTTTCGTAATGAACTTGACATCCCTCAAATCAAGGAAATCCGTGGATTGGGCTTGATGATGTGTTTGCAGTTGGAAAATTTTGAACAGGTATATGCGGTCAGTAACTACTGCGCAGAACAGGGATTGATCATCGACTGGTATCTACATTGTGAAACGGCCCTTCGTGTTGCACCTCCACTAACAATTACTGAGGAAGAGATAAAAGCGGCGTGTAAAATTATTCGTGAAGGGATTGCCAAATTTTGCTAG
- the tsaD gene encoding tRNA (adenosine(37)-N6)-threonylcarbamoyltransferase complex transferase subunit TsaD — MAIILGIESSCDETSASICIDGEIRSNIIASQAIHAKYGGVVPELASRAHQQNIIPTVDQAIIQAKISKKDIDAVSFTRGPGLLGSLLVGTSFAKSFALAMDIPLIEVNHMQAHILAHFIDNPKPSFPFLCLTVSGGHTQIVLVKDYFEMELLGETLDDAAGEAFDKTAKILNLPYPGGPLIDKHAKGGDPTAFKLPEPQIPELNFSFSGLKTAILYLVQAEMKKNPNFLSERMDDLCASVQDRIVSILLNKLKKAAKQTGVKDIAIAGGVSANSGLRSSLLAMGEKYKWNVFIPKFEYCTDNAAMIAIAGYHKFLKQDFVGQDISPLARMHV, encoded by the coding sequence ATGGCTATCATACTCGGTATAGAATCATCCTGCGATGAAACTTCCGCATCTATCTGTATAGACGGCGAAATTCGTTCAAATATTATTGCAAGTCAAGCAATCCATGCGAAATATGGAGGGGTTGTACCAGAATTGGCGTCCCGTGCCCATCAACAGAATATCATTCCAACGGTAGATCAAGCCATTATTCAAGCAAAAATAAGCAAAAAAGATATAGATGCAGTGTCTTTTACGCGCGGACCCGGACTTTTAGGGTCTTTATTGGTGGGAACTTCCTTTGCAAAATCCTTCGCTTTGGCGATGGATATTCCATTAATCGAGGTTAACCACATGCAGGCGCATATTTTAGCACACTTTATCGATAACCCGAAGCCTTCTTTTCCATTTTTATGTTTAACGGTTTCAGGTGGTCATACACAGATTGTTTTGGTAAAGGATTACTTCGAGATGGAGCTTCTTGGCGAAACCTTAGATGACGCTGCAGGAGAAGCGTTCGATAAAACTGCCAAGATCTTGAATCTGCCCTACCCCGGCGGACCATTAATTGATAAACATGCGAAAGGCGGAGATCCCACAGCATTTAAGTTGCCAGAGCCGCAAATACCGGAGCTTAATTTTAGTTTTTCGGGTCTTAAAACGGCTATCCTATACCTCGTACAAGCAGAAATGAAGAAAAATCCAAACTTCCTTTCAGAACGTATGGATGATCTTTGCGCTTCCGTTCAAGATCGCATCGTTTCCATCTTGTTGAATAAACTTAAAAAAGCCGCTAAACAAACCGGCGTTAAAGATATCGCAATCGCCGGAGGTGTTTCTGCAAACTCGGGACTGCGCAGCTCGCTATTAGCAATGGGCGAAAAGTATAAATGGAACGTCTTTATCCCTAAATTCGAGTATTGTACCGATAATGCCGCCATGATCGCTATAGCTGGTTATCATAAGTTCCTGAAACAAGACTTCGTTGGACAGGATATCTCTCCGCTGGCAAGAATGCATGTGTGA
- a CDS encoding RNA polymerase sigma factor, producing MSKPTLQSDEELLDTYLREGDLACLGDLYQRHSEMVFYVCLRYFKEPERSRDAVMQIFEELIEKVKKQSIQDFPRWLYVVSKNHCLMALRSAKSKPEIVTNDFVEFAANLHQEENYKEREEQLSQLESCIDRLIEKQQQSIRLFFIEEKCYKEVAEITGYSMNDVKSAIQNGKRNLKICMERAQHE from the coding sequence TTGTCAAAACCAACATTACAATCTGATGAAGAGTTATTGGACACCTACCTACGGGAGGGTGATCTCGCCTGTCTTGGTGATCTATACCAACGTCACAGCGAGATGGTATTCTATGTATGCCTGCGTTATTTCAAAGAACCGGAGCGCAGCCGAGATGCGGTAATGCAAATTTTCGAAGAGCTCATCGAAAAAGTTAAGAAGCAGTCTATTCAAGATTTCCCGCGCTGGCTTTATGTGGTCAGTAAAAACCACTGTCTTATGGCATTACGGTCGGCAAAAAGCAAACCTGAAATTGTTACAAATGACTTTGTGGAATTTGCGGCAAACCTGCATCAGGAGGAAAACTATAAAGAGCGGGAGGAACAATTGTCGCAATTGGAGAGCTGTATAGATCGATTAATAGAAAAACAACAACAGAGCATCCGTCTCTTCTTCATTGAGGAGAAATGCTATAAAGAGGTTGCCGAGATAACCGGATACAGTATGAACGACGTTAAGAGCGCCATTCAGAATGGAAAGAGGAACCTCAAAATTTGTATGGAAAGGGCACAACATGAGTAA